From the Nodularia sp. NIES-3585 genome, one window contains:
- a CDS encoding YcjF family protein, with product MVVKLQRPILVGGLGLSFSLWILQSWHDSIVQLSEFGLFSALAVGGGLWLFQKNRPKNSLEPLDGIVVDRAMAESAIATIQTVINQLAIEAENHIALETLQSQVAQLLPELDREEIQVAVTGGKSVGKSTLIQALESSSWQETQPKVTFSETPPLFRELADNSDAAVLAAVQESDFVLFLTNGDLTDSEFQSLQQLKAANQPAILVFNKQDQYLADERASVLLSLKQRMADNVVATAASPIPIKVRKHEADGTVQEWMEQPAADIQQLTQQLSEVLTQQRQQLVWTKTLRTAKLLKAEAKHWLNETRCDRATPIIEQYQWITAAAAFANPVPALDILATAAINAQMVMDLGNIYQQKFSWEQAQTVAGTMGSLMLKLGLVELSTKAVSIVLKTNAVTFVAGGVVQGVSAAYLTRVAGLSLVEYFAQQEIALDSENALNLDKLRQTLQNVFQKNQQMSFLHGFVQQGVKRLSPQPQPETVG from the coding sequence CGACCGATTTTGGTGGGAGGATTGGGACTATCCTTTTCCCTGTGGATATTACAAAGCTGGCATGATTCGATAGTGCAGCTAAGTGAATTTGGTTTATTTAGTGCTTTGGCTGTGGGTGGTGGTTTGTGGTTATTCCAGAAAAATCGCCCGAAAAATAGTTTAGAGCCGCTAGATGGTATTGTTGTAGATCGAGCAATGGCCGAAAGTGCGATCGCAACAATACAAACCGTAATTAACCAACTGGCTATAGAAGCAGAAAACCACATAGCCTTAGAGACATTACAATCACAAGTTGCCCAATTGCTGCCAGAATTAGACAGAGAAGAAATTCAAGTAGCTGTGACTGGTGGTAAATCTGTGGGTAAAAGCACTTTAATTCAAGCGCTGGAATCTAGCAGTTGGCAAGAAACACAGCCAAAAGTCACTTTCTCGGAAACTCCACCTTTGTTTAGAGAATTGGCTGACAATTCAGATGCAGCTGTTTTAGCAGCAGTCCAAGAATCCGATTTTGTGCTGTTCTTGACCAACGGTGATTTGACAGACTCAGAATTTCAAAGCTTACAGCAGTTAAAAGCCGCAAATCAGCCTGCGATTTTAGTTTTCAACAAACAAGACCAGTATTTAGCAGATGAACGTGCTAGTGTTCTGCTGTCATTAAAACAACGAATGGCGGACAATGTAGTTGCAACGGCGGCTTCTCCCATTCCGATTAAAGTCAGGAAGCATGAAGCTGATGGGACTGTACAAGAGTGGATGGAACAACCAGCCGCAGATATACAGCAGTTAACACAGCAATTGAGTGAAGTTCTGACACAGCAAAGACAACAACTGGTATGGACAAAGACTTTGAGAACAGCCAAGTTGTTGAAAGCCGAAGCAAAACACTGGCTAAATGAAACTAGATGCGATCGCGCCACCCCAATTATTGAACAATATCAATGGATAACTGCGGCTGCTGCCTTTGCTAACCCAGTCCCAGCCCTGGATATTCTCGCCACTGCGGCAATTAATGCTCAGATGGTCATGGATTTAGGTAATATATATCAGCAGAAGTTTTCCTGGGAACAAGCGCAAACTGTAGCCGGAACAATGGGAAGTTTGATGCTGAAACTAGGTTTAGTAGAACTTTCCACAAAAGCTGTAAGTATAGTTCTCAAAACTAACGCCGTCACCTTCGTTGCTGGTGGTGTAGTGCAGGGTGTTAGTGCAGCTTATCTTACCAGAGTAGCCGGTTTAAGCTTAGTGGAATATTTTGCACAGCAAGAAATAGCCCTAGATTCAGAAAACGCGTTGAATTTAGACAAATTACGCCAAACTTTGCAAAACGTCTTCCAGAAAAACCAGCAGATGAGTTTTTTGCATGGGTTTGTTCAGCAAGGCGTGAAGCGTTTATCACCACAACCACAGCCTGAAACTGTAGGATAA
- a CDS encoding DNA cytosine methyltransferase: protein MNFSPRIFSFFSGSGFLDLGFETSGFNIVYVNEIFKPFMTAYRYSREILKLPQPEYGYHDGEAADVSRLITGTEAERLCELVKDCRKSDNIVGFIGGPPCPDFSIGGKNKGKLGDNGRLSDSYVELICRNLPDFFLFENVKGLWRTKKHRLFFESLKQKLSQAGYILTERLINAIEYGVPQDRGRIILVGFRDDFINDIGISQIIAERHFNWQKQILYPQKQVFNYPWQKCETFQENSITSCPESIPQELTVEYWFRKNDVLHHPNAQHYFKPRAGIVRFAAVEEGDVSKKSFKRLHRWRYSPTACYGNNEVHLHPYQVRRISVAEALAIQSLPANFVLPEDMSLTNMFKTIGNGVPYLASKALAQTILDFLATGVKNFVSFNYIIPC from the coding sequence ATGAATTTTTCTCCTCGCATTTTCTCCTTTTTTTCTGGCTCAGGCTTCCTAGATTTAGGCTTTGAAACTAGCGGTTTTAATATTGTTTACGTCAACGAAATATTTAAACCATTCATGACAGCATATCGCTATTCACGGGAAATCCTGAAACTCCCACAGCCAGAATATGGATATCACGATGGGGAAGCAGCAGACGTAAGCAGACTGATTACAGGTACAGAAGCAGAACGCCTTTGTGAATTAGTCAAAGATTGTCGCAAGTCTGATAATATTGTGGGCTTTATTGGTGGGCCTCCGTGTCCAGACTTTTCTATTGGGGGAAAAAATAAAGGAAAATTAGGAGATAATGGTAGACTTTCAGATTCCTACGTAGAATTAATTTGTCGCAATTTACCAGATTTCTTTTTATTTGAAAATGTCAAAGGTTTATGGCGGACAAAAAAACACCGTTTATTTTTTGAATCGCTAAAGCAGAAATTAAGCCAAGCAGGCTACATATTAACAGAACGGTTAATTAATGCTATTGAATACGGTGTACCCCAGGATAGAGGAAGAATTATTCTTGTTGGGTTCAGAGATGATTTTATCAATGATATTGGAATTAGCCAAATAATAGCTGAAAGACATTTTAATTGGCAAAAACAAATTTTATATCCTCAAAAACAGGTCTTTAATTACCCTTGGCAAAAATGCGAAACATTCCAAGAAAATTCTATAACATCTTGTCCTGAAAGCATACCTCAAGAATTAACAGTTGAATACTGGTTTAGAAAGAATGATGTGTTGCATCATCCTAATGCTCAACACTATTTTAAACCCAGAGCAGGTATTGTCAGATTTGCTGCTGTTGAGGAAGGTGATGTTTCTAAAAAATCTTTCAAACGTCTGCACAGATGGCGTTATTCACCAACAGCTTGCTATGGTAATAATGAAGTACATTTACATCCCTACCAAGTCCGGCGCATTTCTGTAGCAGAAGCCTTAGCTATTCAATCTTTGCCTGCAAATTTTGTACTTCCAGAGGATATGTCACTCACTAATATGTTTAAAACTATTGGTAATGGTGTACCTTATTTAGCATCAAAGGCATTAGCTCAAACTATTCTCGACTTCTTAGCAACTGGGGTAAAAAATTTTGTGAGTTTCAATTATATAATTCCATGCTAG
- a CDS encoding bestrophin family protein has product MTVQTKRWLQIALQLKGSVIFAIYKRVIGCGLFGVFVSILYYFKLSVSQPILGSVIPSIVLGLLLVFRTNTAYERFWEGRKCWGSIVNNVRNLARQIWVSIDEISPENRKSKIAALHLLVAFAVATKLHLRGEFVTNELEELIPESKYIKLKNMNNPPLEVAFWIGDYLQQQYNQNCLNSYQLTAMQELLNNLVDNLGACERILKTPIPLAYAIHLKQLLLLYCCLLPFQLVESLGWWTGLIVALISFTLFGIEAIGLEIENPFGYDANDLPLDAICNTMKRNIDDLISLSPSMELYN; this is encoded by the coding sequence ATGACAGTCCAAACAAAACGATGGCTTCAAATAGCTCTTCAGCTAAAAGGTTCAGTAATTTTCGCGATTTATAAACGCGTTATTGGGTGTGGTTTATTTGGTGTTTTTGTTTCTATACTTTATTATTTTAAATTATCTGTATCCCAACCAATTTTAGGAAGTGTTATTCCTAGCATCGTTTTAGGCTTATTATTAGTTTTTCGTACTAATACAGCTTATGAACGCTTTTGGGAAGGCAGAAAATGTTGGGGTTCCATAGTAAACAATGTGCGAAATTTGGCAAGACAAATTTGGGTTTCCATTGATGAAATATCCCCAGAAAATAGAAAAAGTAAAATTGCTGCATTGCATTTATTAGTAGCCTTTGCTGTAGCGACTAAATTACATTTGCGCGGGGAGTTCGTAACAAATGAGTTAGAAGAACTAATACCAGAGTCTAAGTATATAAAACTTAAGAATATGAATAATCCACCCCTAGAAGTTGCTTTCTGGATTGGAGATTATTTACAGCAGCAGTATAATCAAAATTGCCTTAACAGCTACCAGTTAACAGCAATGCAGGAGTTATTAAATAATCTAGTGGATAATTTAGGCGCATGCGAACGAATTTTAAAAACCCCAATACCTTTAGCATATGCTATTCATCTCAAGCAGTTATTATTACTGTATTGTTGCCTATTACCTTTTCAACTAGTGGAAAGTTTGGGGTGGTGGACAGGATTAATTGTGGCGTTGATTAGTTTTACTTTATTTGGCATTGAAGCCATCGGTTTGGAAATAGAAAATCCTTTTGGTTACGATGCTAATGACTTACCATTAGATGCAATTTGCAACACTATGAAACGCAATATTGATGATTTAATTAGTCTGAGTCCTAGCATGGAATTATATAATTGA